From the genome of Mycteria americana isolate JAX WOST 10 ecotype Jacksonville Zoo and Gardens chromosome 12, USCA_MyAme_1.0, whole genome shotgun sequence, one region includes:
- the GPRC5B gene encoding G-protein coupled receptor family C group 5 member B has translation MKTYPAIGFFLLFVISYGSSENSSTSRGCGLDLLPQYVYLCDLDAIWGIVVEAVAGAGVLTTLLLMLILLVRLPFIKDKEKKSPLGMHFLFLFGTLGLFGLTFAFIIQEDETVCSTRRFLWGVTFALCFSCLLAQAWRLRRLVRHGKSPSGWHLAGVAICLMLVQVIIGTEWLILTIVRDNKLACSYEPMDFAMALIYVMFLMVFTMGFSLFTLCGKFKKWKKNGVCLIITLFFSILIWVAWMTMYLFGNAELKRRDKWSDPTLAIALVSSGWVFVIFHAIPEVHCTILPSQQENTPNYFDTSQPRMRETAFEEDIQLPRSYMENKAFSMDEHNAALRTAGFRNGSLGSRPSAPFRSNVYQPTEMAVVLNGGTIPTAPPSYTGRHLW, from the exons atgaaaacctaCCCAGCCAttggtttcttcctcctcttcgtGATCAGCTATGGCTCTTCTGAAAACTCAAGTACGTCTAGAGGGTGCGGACTGGATCTTCTCCCTCAGTACGTTTACCTGTGCGACCTGGATGCCATTTGGGGAATAGTTGTGGAGGCAGTTGCGGGGGCAGGTGTGCTGACGACGTTATTGCTGATGCTGATTTTGCTGGTGAGGCTGCCCTTCATCAAGGACAAGGAGAAGAAGAGCCCCCTGGGAATGcacttcctctttctttttgggACTCTCGGACTGTTTGGGCTGACGTTTGCTTTCATCATACAAGAAGATGAAACAGTGTGCTCTACCCGAAGATTTCTGTGGGGAGTTACCTTTGCTTTGTGCTTCTCGTGCTTGCTAGCTCAAGCCTGGAGACTTCGTAGACTAGTTCGACATGGGAAGAGTCCATCTGGCTGGCATCTAGCTGGTGTGGCAATCTGCCTGATGCTCGTTCAGGTCATTATTGGAACCGAGTGGTTAATACTGACAATTGTCAGAGATAACAAGTTGGCCTGCAGCTATGAACCCATGGATTTTGCTATGGCTTTGATTTATGTTATGTTCCTGATGGTATTTACCATGGGATTTTCTCTTTTCACTCTCTGTGGAAAGtttaagaaatggaagaaaaacggAGTATGCCTCATTATAacacttttcttttccattctgattTGGGTAGCCTGGATGACTATGTACCTCTTTGGTAATGCTGAGCTAAAGAGAAGAGACAAATGGAGTGATCCCACTCTTGCTATTGCACTGGTGTCCAGTGGCtgggtttttgttatttttcatgccATCCCAGAGGTCCACTGTACCATCCTTCCATCACAGCAGGAAAACACTCCCAATTATTTTGATACTTCACAGCCAAGGATGCGTGAAACTGCTTTTGAGGAAGATATACAGCTTCCTCGGAGCTACATGGAAAATAAAGCCTTTTCAATGGATGAGCATAATGCAG CGCTAAGAACGGCAGGATTTCGAAACGGCAGTTTGGGAAGCCGACCTAGTGCTCCTTTTAGAAGCAATGTTTATCAGCCAACTGAGATGGCAGTTGTGCTAAATGGTGGGACT ATACCAACTGCTCCGCCAAGTTACACTGGACGACACCTCTGGTGA